The Setaria viridis chromosome 6, Setaria_viridis_v4.0, whole genome shotgun sequence genome includes the window TAGAAACCCTTCATGTACTCTGGGAGGAGAGGTACTGCACTTTCATTCCACCTGCATTTTACAAAGCTAGAACTTGGTTTCCTGTAGTATTAAAGCTGCCGGAAAAACACTTCTAAAAGCAATGAATCTGTTTTTCAAGTTTCTTTAATATTGTTACATTGAATAATAATGATATTTTCCATTCTAATGTGGCTTCAGTTCAAATATTATTGTTTTGGATAAATGCTCAGCACAAAAGGCGTGCATGTTCTGGACATATCTGCACGAAATGTCATTCCGCCATCAGACTCACATCCAAAGATTTGACTTCCTTTATTTCGATGTGTATGTAAATCAACGATATGCAATCTAATGTATTTAATCATTAAATATGTGATGTTTTTGAAATAAAAACTATCTGACATGGTTGGGAAGATTGTTATCTGTTAAGTGCTTCAGTAAATTTCATGCACTCTTCAGTGGTACCATATGTGTCAAACATATCGTCAAGTATTGTAACAAGAGATGTGATCTTTGTAAGTATAATTCTGGAATGAGAGTATCGAGGATCATAGCATGTCCCGTTCATCCAGAAATACACCTCTACTATCCTATCTCTGACAAAAGTCATCTTTGATTTGGCAAGGAATTTCTTCCACCACCTACCATGCATGTTAAAATAAGTCAATTAACATCTTATGACAGAACAAACATAGTGCAACGTAGATTCAAAAGTGAGATGAAAGTATTCTTACACTGTGCAATGCTTTAACTCTTCACAGAAAACAAGTTGTTGAAGGTTGAAATTCAGTTTTGCAAACTCCAATATGGCTTCATTTCGTGTAACCTCTTTTTCATAAGTGGGTATGTAATTTATTGCTTCTAATATTCCAACCCTTCGAAAAAGAGGTGTACGAAGCGAAAAAGATACCTCCTTTGCTAATGGTGATTCTGAATGTTCAACGATATCTTGAAGGCAACGTCTAGTGAAAGAGATTGTGCTTCATCCAGTATCTTCTCTCCATGTTTCCTCAAATATGCTGCATTGTATAAGCTTAACAAACTTCTTGTGTCAGCATCAGAAAAGTTCCCTTCTTTTGATTTAAAGTTTAGAAATACATCTGCAAAATAGATCATAGTGACGAATATATCATTTCCCATTTAAAATTTTTAAACAATTGACTATTCTGTTTAACCTAGAAGATCTTACCTGATGACACATCATAATTATTCTTTCGTAGAAGATAAAACCGCAGTGAAACTAAGTTTAGATCCTTATCATTGTAATCTGAGTTGTAAACATCCTGCAATAACTTGTCTATTTCATTCTCGTAGTAGTAATCCAGTCCAAGTCGTTGCAATGTGATTATAAGATTCAATGTTTCTGGTAATTCGGTTGAGCCCTTCACCATGTTTCTAACATGTTCTCTTAGCACCTCAGCTCgttctttcatgcatgcatgcttgctgcAGAGAAGTATTAAGTCAATTTCATGAATGCATGCAAGGGCCATGCATGTTCCTCATATTCAGTGGGATGCCATCGTTACCTGAGGCGCCGTTGGTGGCTGGTATGTCAGGAAGAAATCACCCCACAGGCTTGGGTGGAAGGTAGTAGCCTTTCGTAGCTCCTCTGCCTTGCTGGAATGACGTGCAGAAGGAGTTGCCATGCTCTCAATCCCACTCAAATTTATATTTTCTTGCCAATGTTTCTAATAGATTTGTTGGTGCCTATCTGTGTTGCATTGCATAGGTATTTATAGGTGATGCATCCATGCAGCCAAGCAACTCATATTATTTCTAAACAATTGTGCACACGGCTGACACATTCTTTGTGAGGTTGACAGCACGGTCTCTTCTTCATACATGTGTGCAGTAGTATTTAGTGTTCTTCGGACAGTGCTATGTTTGAAACGTGTTTCCCTGGCGGCTAACTGCTTATGCTTCTAGAGAACATGTATGTTCCAAGTATTTTCTGAAATGCCAGATATATATTTCCATGCGCTTTCTGAAATATCATGTATGTATTTTTCAAGTGATTCACTTCTAACTAGGTTCTAGACGCAATCAGAAGAAGTGTACCCATTCTGGAGAGATAATGAAATTGGCTATTCGGAGTTACGTCTATGTATGGCACTGGCCAGAGGCTAATGGGGAACTAGAATTGGTGAAAGAAAGAGGTTATGGGTGACCACCATCACCTTATATTAGGTACGTTTTAAACAATATTTGTAGTGTCATTCTAATGTGACAAATCTAAGTACTTTTCCATCTGTCCTTTTAGGGTGTGTTTGCATGGAGGGACGGGATAGTACGGTCCCAGTTttgcatgtgtttggttggagtaACAGGTGGGATGGAACAACATCAAACAGGAATATTCCCTAAAAAAGAGGGATGGATCAGTCCCTCCAAAACTAGTGGACGAATCCATCCCCCGTGCACGGCGTCTCCCTCTGTCTCCTCGCGCCCGCCTCTCTGTTCCTCCTTGCGTGCCCCTGGATGGCTCTGTCCAGTGGCGGCTAGGCCAGGCGGTAGCGGCAGCCAGCCAAggacgcgggcggcggtggtgcggtgGGGGCCAGGGgcatggcggcgggcgcgcggggcaaCGGGTGGCAGCGCAGGGGtgaggggtggcggcgcagggGCGACGGCCGGGCctgggcggcggtggagcggctTGGCGCGCAGGGACTGGCTGCGGCGGGCGACTTAGGGCCAGGAGGCAGTGGCCGGTAGCGTAGCCAAGCGAGGGCGAGAAGGAGCTCGGGAGGAGGCCAGGGGCCACGCTTGCGGAGGCCAaggaggcggaggaagggggAGCGGAGCTCTAGGGGCAGGCAGTGGCgcgtccatggccgggcgccgCCTCCTTGATTTGGCTCGTCTGTCAAATGAGCAGTCAAATGGATTCGCGAGACATCAAGGAAGCTTCTATTGCAATTGATTGATTGAGTTGGAATTCAACATGGATATCGAATTTCAAGATTGGTTGGCAGTTTTGAtagaggaagggaaaaacaggaaataacagaggaa containing:
- the LOC117861340 gene encoding LOW QUALITY PROTEIN: sesquithujene synthase A (The sequence of the model RefSeq protein was modified relative to this genomic sequence to represent the inferred CDS: deleted 2 bases in 1 codon) — encoded protein: MATPSARHSSKAEELRKATTFHPSLWGDFFLTYQPPTAPQHACMKERAEVLREHVRNMVKGSTELPETLNLIITLQRLGLDYYYENEIDKLLQDVYNSDYNDKDLNLVSLRFYLLRKNNYDVSSDVFLNFKSKEGNFSDADTRSLLSLYNAAYLRKHGEKILDEAISFTRRCLQDIVEHSESPLAKEVSFSLRTPLFRRVGILEAINYIPTYEKEVTRNEAILEFAKLNFNLQQLVFCEELKHCTVWWKKFLAKSKMTFVRDRIVEVYFWMNGTCYDPRYSHSRIILTKITSLVTILDDMFDTYGTTEECMKFTEALSRWNESAVPLLPEYMKGFYLFLLETFNSFEDELGPEKSYRVLYLKEAMKRLVLQYSKEAEWRDEDYVPETMSEHLQVSMESIGSVALACAAYVGMDDVITKDILEWVLSYPQFLTSFGIFVRLSNDLVSTKREQTADHSASTVHCYMKEHGTTMNDACEKIKELTEDSWKDMLEQCLALKELPKVVPRTVFDFSRTTDNMYKNCDAFTSSQALKKMIELLYVEPIPE